A stretch of Ligilactobacillus faecis DNA encodes these proteins:
- a CDS encoding LacI family DNA-binding transcriptional regulator → MRPKLTDVAKKAGVSVTTVSRVINDYGYISQKTRENVMNAMKELNYQPNSLARSLHGKSTNLVGLIFPSINNPFFAELVEMIEQKLFAEGYKVILCNAGNDKDKEREYLRMLSANQVDGIIAGAHNLGIEEYNQVGLPIVSFDRKLSDQIPIISCDNYTGGKLAVEELYAAGARHIYFLGNPHQSGNPTDQRLAGYCDTLDRFGLTHHIHTVSFSESPSLKLFSIKKLLSESVADGIVCTDDLTAILVLQAAKELQIKIPEQLKVTGFDGTKLVQIYHPELSTIVQPIEDIALLLVNVLKERIAQPKEPLKQMQYTLPVTFLRRNSTFKLN, encoded by the coding sequence ATGCGTCCAAAACTGACCGATGTCGCTAAAAAAGCTGGCGTCTCTGTGACAACTGTCTCACGTGTGATCAACGATTACGGTTATATCAGCCAAAAAACGCGGGAAAATGTGATGAATGCGATGAAAGAGCTCAATTACCAACCAAATTCTTTAGCTCGTTCGTTACACGGAAAAAGCACTAACTTAGTTGGTTTGATCTTTCCTAGCATCAACAACCCATTTTTTGCAGAACTAGTTGAAATGATCGAGCAAAAGCTCTTTGCTGAAGGCTATAAAGTGATCCTTTGCAATGCCGGAAATGATAAAGATAAAGAACGCGAATACTTACGTATGTTGAGCGCTAACCAAGTCGATGGGATCATTGCGGGAGCACATAACTTGGGGATCGAAGAGTACAATCAAGTTGGTTTGCCGATCGTTTCGTTTGATCGAAAACTCTCAGATCAGATCCCGATCATTTCATGTGACAACTACACTGGAGGCAAATTAGCCGTCGAAGAACTGTATGCAGCCGGCGCGCGCCACATTTATTTCCTAGGAAACCCACATCAAAGTGGCAATCCGACTGATCAACGACTAGCTGGCTATTGCGATACGCTCGATCGCTTTGGACTGACGCATCACATCCACACTGTTAGTTTTTCTGAATCACCTTCACTTAAGCTCTTTTCGATCAAAAAACTTTTAAGTGAAAGTGTGGCTGACGGGATCGTTTGTACCGATGATCTGACGGCGATCTTAGTCTTACAAGCAGCTAAAGAGCTACAGATCAAGATCCCCGAGCAACTCAAAGTCACTGGTTTTGATGGAACAAAACTCGTTCAGATCTACCACCCTGAACTTTCAACGATCGTGCAACCGATCGAAGATATCGCTTTGTTGCTTGTAAATGTTTTAAAAGAGCGGATCGCCCAACCAAAAGAACCGCTCAAACAAATGCAATACACTTTACCAGTCACTTTCTTACGTCGCAATTCGACTTTTAAATTGAACTAA
- a CDS encoding sucrose-6-phosphate hydrolase gives MEWTRESRYRPYAQWDAKTLLELQAKAAKSPYQLKYHIRPSSGLLNDPNGFSYFNGKWHVFYQSFPFGAAHGLKSWMHLISDDLVHWQELGLALTPDTPLDSHGAYSGSALPLGDKLFLMYTGNVRDKDWIRHPYQLGAWMDKNDQIEKLPEPLITQPEHTTDHFRDPQVFQHNDHYYVILGAQDKATKTGKISLFRSKDLTEFTDLGYLDFTQAEMGYMIECPNLIFVDEKPVLIFCPQGLAKETVAYDNIYPNMYLVGSDVVLDEARFVAGENTIQNLDDGFDVYATQAFNAPDGKAYAISWVGLPDISYPTDQEEWANCLSQVKELSLKDGKLIQRPVKAMADLRETGQLISPDPKNNLAKQQLVAESGEQYELKLTLDPDQKGTLHLAGNADLSQSLDLEFSTGADAHLTVSRANAGAQFATEFKTTRTLKLLADQKLELDIFVDHSLCEIFVNGGEHVMTLRFFADVGPKQIALTAAQAKLNYRGTFWKLKNI, from the coding sequence ATGGAATGGACACGTGAATCACGTTACCGTCCTTATGCTCAATGGGACGCTAAAACATTGTTAGAGCTTCAAGCTAAGGCGGCTAAGTCCCCTTACCAACTCAAATATCACATCCGACCTTCCTCTGGTCTTTTGAATGACCCAAATGGTTTTTCTTATTTTAATGGCAAATGGCATGTATTTTATCAATCATTTCCGTTTGGAGCAGCTCATGGGTTAAAATCCTGGATGCATCTCATCTCAGATGACTTAGTGCACTGGCAAGAGCTCGGACTGGCGCTCACACCAGATACACCGCTCGATAGTCACGGAGCTTACTCTGGTTCAGCGCTACCTTTAGGTGACAAGCTCTTTTTAATGTACACTGGGAATGTTCGCGACAAAGATTGGATCCGCCATCCTTACCAACTTGGAGCGTGGATGGACAAAAACGATCAGATCGAAAAACTCCCTGAACCTTTGATCACTCAACCAGAACATACAACAGATCACTTCCGCGATCCCCAAGTCTTTCAACATAACGATCACTATTATGTGATCTTAGGAGCACAAGATAAGGCAACTAAGACAGGAAAGATCTCCCTTTTCCGTTCTAAAGATCTAACTGAATTTACTGATCTTGGCTATCTTGATTTTACGCAAGCTGAAATGGGTTATATGATCGAATGTCCCAACTTGATCTTTGTCGATGAAAAGCCTGTTTTGATCTTTTGTCCACAAGGCTTAGCCAAAGAAACAGTCGCTTACGATAATATCTATCCTAATATGTATCTGGTCGGTTCAGATGTCGTTTTAGATGAAGCGCGTTTTGTGGCTGGGGAAAATACGATCCAAAACTTAGATGACGGTTTTGATGTGTATGCGACCCAAGCTTTTAATGCACCAGATGGCAAAGCTTACGCGATCAGTTGGGTCGGGCTCCCTGATATTTCCTATCCAACTGACCAAGAAGAATGGGCTAACTGCTTGAGTCAAGTCAAAGAATTGAGCTTAAAAGATGGCAAATTGATCCAACGTCCAGTCAAGGCAATGGCTGATCTCAGAGAAACAGGCCAGCTCATTTCACCTGATCCCAAAAATAATCTTGCAAAACAGCAATTAGTTGCTGAAAGTGGTGAGCAATATGAGTTAAAATTAACTTTAGACCCTGACCAGAAAGGGACCCTCCACTTAGCTGGAAATGCTGATCTTTCTCAAAGTTTAGACCTTGAATTTTCAACTGGAGCAGATGCTCATTTAACTGTTTCACGCGCTAACGCCGGAGCACAATTTGCAACTGAATTCAAAACGACGCGCACTTTGAAACTTTTGGCGGATCAGAAATTGGAACTAGATATTTTTGTCGACCATTCGCTTTGTGAGATCTTTGTCAACGGTGGCGAACACGTTATGACTTTACGTTTCTTTGCAGACGTAGGACCAAAACAGATCGCACTGACAGCAGCCCAAGCTAAGCTCAACTATCGCGGGACTTTCTGGAAGCTAAAAAACATCTAA
- a CDS encoding sucrose-specific PTS transporter subunit IIBC, whose translation MDHKKVAKEVIEAVGRDNMVGAAHCATRLRLVLKDDDKIDQAALDNNPDVKGTFKTNGQYQIIIGPGDVNFVYDEIIKETGLKEASTEDLKKIAEQGQKFNPIMAFIKLLSDIFVPIIPALVAGGLLMALNNFLTSKGLFGPQAIVEMYPAIGGFSSIIQVMSAAPFIFMPILVGMSAAKRFGANQFLGASIGMIMTTPDLIAGKSWDIFGLQVAQSNYYYQVIPVLAAVWILSILEKWLHKRLPAAVDFTFTPLLSVMITGFLTFTVVGPVMKTLSDWITNGIVWLYDATGFIGMGIFGLGYSAIVLTGLHQSFPAIETQLISAFSKGTGAGDFIFVVASMANVAQGAATFAIWSLTKDKKMKGLASSAGISALLGITEPALFGVNLKYKFPFFCALIGSGVAAAFAGLMKVVAVSLGSAGFLGFLSINATSIPMYIVAELLSFAVAFALTYIYGKSHSELLAPAPVAAPSEPKAVTEAKNEAKRVSDKQDQIVFAPIDGRSLDLSEVNDQVFSTKMMGDGAAIVPTDGTIYAPVDGEITVAYETKHAYGIKSDDGAEVLIHVGINTVNLKGEHFTSNVTQGQKIKKGDILGTADLKAIQAAGYDTTVMVIITNTMNYESVARIEQTDVKHGDDLIAITAVTEN comes from the coding sequence ATGGATCACAAAAAAGTGGCAAAAGAAGTCATCGAAGCGGTCGGGCGCGATAACATGGTGGGCGCGGCTCACTGTGCGACCCGCTTGCGTTTAGTTTTAAAAGATGATGATAAGATCGATCAAGCTGCGTTGGATAACAACCCAGACGTGAAGGGGACATTCAAAACAAATGGTCAATATCAGATCATTATCGGGCCTGGGGATGTCAACTTTGTTTATGATGAAATTATTAAGGAAACTGGCTTAAAAGAAGCTTCGACCGAAGACCTGAAGAAGATCGCTGAACAAGGACAAAAGTTCAATCCGATCATGGCATTTATCAAATTACTTTCTGATATTTTTGTTCCGATCATTCCAGCGTTAGTTGCCGGTGGTCTTTTGATGGCGTTAAACAACTTCTTGACTTCTAAAGGATTGTTTGGCCCACAAGCGATCGTTGAGATGTACCCTGCGATCGGTGGTTTCTCAAGCATCATCCAAGTGATGTCGGCGGCACCATTTATCTTTATGCCGATCTTAGTCGGGATGTCAGCTGCTAAGCGCTTTGGGGCTAACCAATTCTTAGGGGCTTCGATCGGGATGATCATGACGACACCTGATCTAATTGCTGGAAAATCGTGGGATATCTTTGGGCTTCAAGTTGCCCAAAGCAATTACTACTACCAAGTTATCCCTGTTTTAGCAGCAGTTTGGATCTTATCGATCTTAGAAAAATGGTTGCATAAACGCTTACCAGCTGCGGTCGACTTTACGTTTACACCGTTACTTTCTGTAATGATCACCGGGTTCTTGACGTTCACAGTTGTTGGACCAGTGATGAAGACATTATCTGACTGGATCACAAATGGGATCGTTTGGTTATACGATGCAACTGGCTTTATCGGGATGGGGATCTTTGGTCTTGGCTACTCAGCGATCGTGTTGACTGGTTTACACCAAAGTTTCCCAGCGATCGAAACACAGTTGATCTCAGCCTTTAGTAAAGGGACTGGGGCTGGCGACTTTATCTTTGTTGTGGCTTCGATGGCTAACGTAGCTCAAGGGGCAGCTACATTTGCGATCTGGTCTTTGACAAAAGATAAGAAGATGAAAGGTCTTGCTTCTTCTGCTGGGATCTCAGCTTTACTTGGGATCACTGAACCAGCTCTTTTTGGGGTCAACTTGAAGTATAAATTCCCATTCTTCTGTGCTTTGATCGGTTCTGGGGTCGCAGCTGCCTTTGCAGGTTTGATGAAAGTTGTCGCTGTCTCTTTAGGTTCAGCTGGATTCTTAGGTTTCTTATCGATCAACGCAACTTCGATCCCGATGTATATCGTAGCTGAGTTGCTCTCCTTTGCAGTCGCTTTTGCTTTGACATACATTTACGGCAAGAGCCACAGCGAGCTCTTAGCTCCAGCTCCAGTTGCTGCTCCATCAGAACCAAAAGCAGTGACAGAAGCTAAAAATGAAGCAAAACGCGTTTCAGATAAGCAAGATCAGATCGTCTTTGCTCCGATCGATGGACGTTCGCTTGATCTTAGTGAAGTAAATGACCAAGTTTTCTCAACGAAAATGATGGGTGATGGGGCTGCGATCGTTCCAACAGACGGCACGATCTACGCACCAGTTGACGGTGAGATCACAGTTGCTTACGAAACAAAACATGCCTATGGGATCAAGAGTGATGATGGGGCTGAAGTTTTGATCCATGTCGGGATCAATACAGTCAACTTAAAAGGTGAACACTTTACATCAAACGTGACTCAAGGTCAAAAGATCAAAAAAGGTGACATTTTAGGAACAGCGGACTTGAAGGCGATCCAAGCAGCTGGTTATGATACAACGGTTATGGTCATCATAACAAATACGATGAATTATGAAAGTGTCGCTCGGATCGAACAGACTGATGTCAAACATGGTGATGATCTGATCGCGATCACGGCAGTTACGGAAAATTAA
- a CDS encoding DUF975 family protein has product MKTRAELKAEARELLAGNWGKAILLNVISILAYLLIGVVFLGVIGLGIWLAQQSVKNGGVNFNISEATTRGAAGANNGGNLIGGLIGAFISVGVAYTTLNWLRTKNADFSPVRGMFSAFSRKYFVSTLVLYLLQAIFTFLWGLLFIIPGIIKGFSYSQTYLIYKDVNEANEDNNLNYLDYITLSRELMDGHKMDLFILQLSFIGWFILGFVTFGIAFIWIIPYYETTMVAFYKDLAGDRFLNYRG; this is encoded by the coding sequence ATGAAAACGAGAGCAGAACTTAAAGCCGAAGCGCGTGAGCTTTTGGCTGGTAATTGGGGTAAAGCGATCTTGCTGAATGTTATTTCGATCTTAGCGTATCTTTTGATCGGAGTGGTTTTTCTAGGTGTGATCGGACTAGGAATTTGGTTAGCACAGCAAAGTGTTAAAAACGGTGGTGTTAATTTCAATATAAGTGAGGCAACGACACGAGGCGCAGCAGGAGCTAATAATGGTGGCAATCTGATCGGAGGATTGATCGGAGCCTTTATTTCAGTTGGTGTTGCCTACACGACGCTTAACTGGTTGCGAACAAAGAACGCGGATTTTAGTCCAGTTCGCGGGATGTTTTCTGCCTTTTCTAGAAAATATTTTGTTTCGACACTTGTTTTATATTTATTACAAGCGATCTTTACATTTTTATGGGGCTTATTGTTCATTATTCCAGGGATCATCAAAGGATTTTCTTATTCGCAGACATATCTGATATATAAGGATGTAAATGAAGCTAATGAAGATAACAATTTGAATTATCTTGATTACATTACTTTAAGTCGTGAGTTGATGGATGGCCATAAGATGGATCTCTTTATTTTACAACTGAGCTTTATTGGCTGGTTTATTTTAGGTTTTGTAACGTTTGGCATCGCCTTTATTTGGATCATTCCATACTATGAGACAACAATGGTCGCTTTTTACAAAGATCTTGCGGGTGACCGTTTCCTCAACTATCGAGGCTAA
- a CDS encoding alpha-glucosidase — translation MGGSAAKRRIVYQIYPKSFYDSDQDGIGDLKGITAKLDYLKALGVNTLWLNPIYASPQIDNGYDVSDYYQLDPTFGTGDDFAELVKQVHAKGMELILDLVLNHTSDQHPWFKEALKDKQSKYRDYYIWQEAPAGKLPNNWGSFFGGSVWQADPTTKNNYYFHLFAKEMPDLNWKNPAVREEMYQVAKFWLAQGIDGFRLDAFIHIAKADLAQNVLADSDSPQIAEMFYANLPAVKTYLAEFIGRLRQEKPDIFILGEAASADIDLAVTYTTPEKKACDTVVTFRYFTDDESYLDQELPRIGQLLPLDLKAFRTNMLEWQKRLEGVSYPTLYWSNHDLPRIVTRFAPKKAPEKAAKMLATLMYLQRGIPCIYYGEELGMRSAFLPDLASFEDEQIIDFATKAQAKGKTPEEILKMASQAHKMAARTPLRWDDSDFGGFSSVLPWKWGQETSASIKAQIADEKSVLSFYQQVLALKQTDLFIDGRFILENTEPELYVYRRILAGKEALVLCNLSEHPQTVALSAPGKVCLSSNAKVHEKSVTLKEYGCLVLMREGI, via the coding sequence GTGGGGGGATCAGCGGCAAAAAGGCGGATCGTTTATCAAATATATCCCAAAAGTTTTTATGATAGTGATCAAGATGGGATCGGTGATCTCAAAGGGATCACAGCTAAATTAGATTATTTAAAAGCGCTAGGTGTCAATACTTTATGGCTCAACCCGATCTATGCTTCACCTCAGATCGATAACGGTTACGATGTTTCGGATTACTATCAATTAGACCCGACTTTTGGAACGGGGGACGATTTTGCTGAATTGGTAAAACAAGTCCACGCTAAGGGGATGGAGCTTATTTTAGATCTTGTTTTGAATCATACTTCTGATCAACATCCATGGTTCAAAGAAGCTCTCAAAGATAAGCAAAGTAAATATCGTGACTACTATATTTGGCAAGAAGCTCCAGCTGGAAAACTGCCTAATAATTGGGGTTCGTTTTTTGGCGGGAGCGTATGGCAAGCAGATCCAACGACTAAAAATAACTATTATTTCCATCTCTTTGCTAAAGAAATGCCAGATCTGAACTGGAAAAATCCCGCAGTCCGAGAAGAGATGTATCAAGTGGCTAAATTTTGGCTTGCTCAAGGGATCGACGGCTTTCGGCTAGATGCCTTTATCCATATCGCTAAGGCTGATCTAGCGCAAAATGTTTTGGCAGATAGCGATAGTCCCCAGATCGCCGAGATGTTTTATGCTAATTTACCAGCAGTTAAAACGTATTTAGCCGAATTTATCGGACGTTTACGCCAAGAAAAGCCAGATATTTTTATTTTGGGCGAAGCAGCTAGTGCAGATATCGATCTAGCAGTCACTTATACGACACCAGAAAAAAAAGCATGTGATACAGTTGTGACTTTTAGGTATTTTACCGACGATGAAAGTTATTTGGATCAAGAACTTCCACGGATCGGGCAACTTTTGCCACTTGATCTCAAAGCATTTCGAACTAATATGCTCGAATGGCAAAAGCGCTTAGAAGGAGTAAGTTATCCGACTCTTTATTGGAGCAACCATGATCTTCCACGGATCGTGACGCGATTTGCGCCTAAAAAAGCACCTGAAAAAGCTGCTAAGATGTTAGCGACTTTGATGTATCTGCAACGGGGGATCCCGTGTATCTATTACGGTGAAGAGCTAGGGATGAGGTCTGCTTTCTTGCCAGATCTAGCTAGTTTTGAAGATGAGCAGATCATTGATTTTGCTACCAAAGCGCAAGCTAAAGGAAAAACGCCAGAAGAGATCTTAAAAATGGCAAGTCAAGCGCATAAGATGGCAGCGCGCACACCACTGCGTTGGGATGACAGTGATTTTGGTGGTTTTTCTTCTGTTTTACCGTGGAAATGGGGGCAAGAAACAAGTGCAAGCATCAAAGCGCAAATTGCAGATGAGAAGAGTGTTTTGAGCTTTTATCAACAAGTTTTAGCTTTGAAACAAACCGACTTATTTATTGACGGGCGCTTTATTTTAGAAAATACTGAGCCTGAACTCTATGTTTACCGGCGGATCTTAGCTGGAAAAGAAGCGCTTGTGCTCTGTAATCTAAGTGAGCACCCGCAAACAGTAGCTTTGAGTGCTCCAGGTAAAGTTTGTTTGAGTTCGAATGCTAAAGTCCATGAAAAAAGTGTTACGCTCAAAGAATATGGTTGTCTAGTTTTAATGAGAGAAGGGATTTAA
- a CDS encoding glycoside hydrolase family 13 protein, producing MDIAAIYHRPDSEMAYLREEDKFEIRLKVKHADIAQVELLYGDPYGQKVNEKDEGVWEHETVLMKRAFVTKAHDYFSADVKTPTNRLQYAFIITDTAGEKMLYDDRKLVPYTKEALNELTCFRMPYLHQIDRIDPPEWVKETVWYQIFPERFANGDQTNDPKGTLPWGSAEPTPENFFGGDLQGIIDHLDYLQELGINGLYLCPIFTAHSNHKYDTIDYFTIDPAFGDKKTFKQLVDKAHARGMKVMLDAVFNHLGDFSMQWQDVITHGRDSRFASWFHINEFPVSYTKTENDEFATDLTYEVFANTPHMPKLNTASREVQNYLHEIASYWIKQFDIDAWRLDVANEVDHHFWRHFYSLTHFLKKDFYVVGEVWHNAQSWLNQHEFDAAMNYPFTETLMDGLVSQKISLTEMASRLNEQLMWYRLPTDQVMLNSLDTHDTARLLTQCQGESELAKLALTALFLQIGSPCIYYGTEVGLDGGNDPLCRKCMLWEKEEQDQTMLVFMQKLIALRKKYHRLFSYGSYTFEAIDDVHKTFCLKRTLADKTLRAYFNLGATPQKLELTKEPLLANNWEQGHLQKNGLALVLE from the coding sequence TTGGATATTGCAGCGATCTATCATCGACCAGATAGTGAGATGGCTTATTTACGTGAAGAAGATAAATTTGAGATCCGTTTGAAAGTAAAACATGCTGATATCGCCCAAGTCGAATTACTTTACGGCGATCCGTACGGACAAAAAGTCAATGAAAAAGATGAAGGTGTCTGGGAGCACGAGACTGTTTTGATGAAAAGAGCCTTTGTGACAAAAGCACATGATTATTTTAGCGCAGACGTCAAAACACCGACGAATCGGCTTCAGTATGCCTTTATCATCACTGATACTGCAGGCGAAAAGATGCTTTATGACGATCGGAAACTTGTTCCTTATACTAAAGAGGCATTAAACGAGTTGACGTGTTTTCGGATGCCTTATTTGCATCAGATCGATCGGATCGATCCGCCAGAATGGGTCAAAGAAACAGTTTGGTATCAGATCTTTCCAGAAAGATTTGCCAATGGCGACCAGACTAATGACCCTAAAGGAACATTGCCGTGGGGCAGTGCCGAGCCAACGCCTGAAAATTTCTTTGGGGGCGACTTACAAGGGATTATCGACCATCTCGATTATTTGCAAGAATTAGGGATAAACGGGCTCTATCTATGTCCGATCTTTACAGCGCATTCCAATCATAAATACGATACGATCGACTACTTTACGATCGATCCGGCCTTTGGTGATAAAAAGACATTCAAACAGCTCGTTGATAAAGCCCATGCGCGGGGAATGAAAGTGATGCTCGATGCAGTTTTCAACCACTTAGGCGATTTCTCGATGCAGTGGCAAGATGTGATCACTCACGGTAGAGATTCACGTTTTGCCTCGTGGTTTCATATCAATGAATTTCCAGTGAGCTATACTAAGACAGAAAATGATGAATTTGCGACTGATCTGACCTATGAAGTTTTTGCCAATACGCCTCATATGCCTAAGCTAAATACGGCTTCGCGTGAAGTTCAAAATTATTTGCATGAGATCGCTTCATATTGGATCAAGCAGTTTGATATCGATGCGTGGCGTCTTGATGTGGCAAATGAAGTTGACCATCATTTTTGGCGCCATTTTTATTCGCTGACGCATTTTTTGAAAAAAGATTTTTATGTTGTTGGAGAAGTTTGGCATAATGCGCAAAGTTGGCTCAATCAACATGAATTTGACGCAGCGATGAACTATCCTTTTACCGAAACATTGATGGATGGACTCGTCTCTCAAAAGATCAGCTTGACGGAAATGGCTTCGCGCCTTAATGAGCAGTTGATGTGGTATCGACTCCCGACTGACCAAGTGATGTTAAATTCGCTTGATACACACGATACAGCGCGCTTATTGACACAATGCCAAGGTGAGTCAGAATTGGCAAAACTTGCTTTGACAGCACTGTTTTTACAGATCGGCTCACCATGTATCTATTATGGAACTGAAGTTGGTCTTGATGGAGGTAACGATCCGCTTTGTCGCAAATGTATGCTATGGGAAAAAGAAGAACAAGATCAAACGATGTTAGTTTTCATGCAAAAATTGATCGCTTTACGCAAAAAATATCACCGGCTCTTTAGTTACGGAAGCTATACGTTTGAAGCGATCGATGATGTGCACAAGACATTTTGTTTGAAGCGAACTTTAGCGGATAAAACGTTGCGCGCTTATTTCAATTTAGGTGCTACGCCACAAAAACTTGAACTTACTAAGGAACCACTTTTAGCCAATAACTGGGAACAAGGTCATTTACAAAAAAATGGGCTTGCCTTAGTTTTAGAATAA
- a CDS encoding LytTR family DNA-binding domain-containing protein, whose amino-acid sequence MLEVEGKELTFYTLTQKFTVKGSLKQIKERLPEPNFIQVSRYSLINIEYLLAIENSFSGTMVAKLTNDLKTSVSRKYVPAIKEYLGL is encoded by the coding sequence TTGCTTGAAGTCGAAGGTAAAGAGCTGACATTTTATACGCTGACGCAAAAATTTACCGTCAAAGGAAGCTTGAAACAGATCAAAGAACGCCTACCTGAGCCAAATTTCATTCAAGTCTCTCGTTATTCACTGATCAATATCGAATATTTGTTGGCGATCGAAAATAGCTTTTCTGGGACGATGGTCGCTAAGTTGACGAATGATCTAAAAACTTCGGTCAGTCGAAAGTATGTCCCAGCGATCAAAGAATACTTAGGACTTTAG
- a CDS encoding DUF3021 domain-containing protein, translating into MRIFGRRFFAGIGFAATIYLVSLALGHATKAPTLLEVFLVLFTGGLIGLCSLVFELELSYLAALGLHFCLTVLLVSGLIWSAGWSFSYQTFRMIGAIYLGVWLFLRLTQRKELAQINQKLKEK; encoded by the coding sequence ATGCGGATCTTTGGACGACGTTTTTTTGCAGGTATCGGTTTTGCGGCTACGATCTATCTCGTGAGTTTAGCGCTTGGGCATGCCACGAAAGCCCCGACGCTTTTAGAAGTCTTTTTAGTCTTGTTCACAGGCGGTCTGATCGGACTATGTAGTTTAGTTTTTGAGCTCGAGCTAAGCTATCTCGCCGCTTTAGGACTCCACTTTTGTTTGACCGTGCTACTTGTAAGTGGTTTGATCTGGAGCGCTGGGTGGTCTTTTAGTTATCAGACGTTTAGGATGATCGGCGCGATCTATTTAGGTGTGTGGCTCTTTTTGCGACTGACGCAAAGAAAAGAGCTAGCACAGATCAATCAAAAATTGAAGGAAAAATGA